A genomic segment from Nitrospirota bacterium encodes:
- a CDS encoding amino acid ABC transporter ATP-binding protein gives MIKFINVNKKFNKDSYVLKDINLEIEAGEVVVICGPSGAGKSTLVKTINKLEPIDDGEIIVDGFSIQDPKTNLTSLRAEIGVVFQHLNLYPHKSAIQNIMLAPMKVKKLSKPAAKDRACKLMERVGLIKKCDNFPNQLSGGEQQRVAIARSLAMEPKIMLFDEPTSALDPELTSEVLDVMVSLAQSGMTMVVVTHEIGFACNVADRVVFMDKGEIVEVGRPPDIFVNPQHSRTKEFMSKILHIPVNNSNGDSVDGQ, from the coding sequence ATGATTAAATTTATAAATGTCAACAAAAAATTTAATAAAGACTCGTATGTGCTTAAAGATATAAATCTTGAGATAGAAGCCGGCGAGGTTGTTGTCATATGCGGGCCAAGCGGCGCAGGCAAAAGCACGCTTGTAAAAACAATTAATAAGCTTGAGCCCATTGACGACGGCGAGATAATCGTTGACGGGTTTTCCATCCAGGACCCAAAGACTAACCTTACCTCTCTCAGGGCAGAGATAGGGGTGGTCTTTCAGCATCTTAACCTGTACCCGCATAAATCTGCCATTCAGAATATAATGCTTGCTCCCATGAAGGTAAAAAAATTAAGTAAACCAGCTGCTAAAGATCGGGCATGCAAACTAATGGAGAGGGTGGGACTTATTAAGAAATGCGACAATTTCCCAAACCAGCTCTCAGGCGGCGAGCAGCAGCGCGTTGCCATAGCGCGGAGTCTTGCAATGGAGCCCAAGATAATGCTTTTTGACGAGCCGACCTCAGCCCTTGACCCTGAACTTACAAGCGAGGTGCTGGATGTAATGGTGTCCCTGGCGCAAAGCGGTATGACGATGGTTGTGGTTACACATGAGATTGGCTTTGCATGCAATGTTGCAGACAGGGTAGTTTTCATGGATAAGGGGGAGATTGTGGAAGTCGGCAGGCCGCCGGATATTTTTGTAAATCCGCAGCACAGCCGGACAAAAGAATTTATGAGTAAGATCCTGCATATTCCTGTTAATAACAGCAATGGTGATTCAGTTGACGGCCAGTAG
- a CDS encoding amino acid ABC transporter permease: protein MSLCVGTVLAVMRLSRFWFLRIPGKFYVETVRNIPGLFWLLFFYFVFPELLPFGLGEKLHGYAYYSVIAGILGLTFDNSAYVSDIVRTGLMAVPRGHVEAAVSTGLNRFQQFRYIILPEAFRIILPPLGTRMIHNFKNTSLCMVITAPELTWATQQVESITFRGLEVTFMATAFYLLVAFTAARIIIRYERLLKIDIASVRRAGT, encoded by the coding sequence GTGTCTCTGTGCGTAGGAACAGTACTTGCCGTAATGAGGCTTTCAAGGTTCTGGTTCCTCCGCATACCGGGGAAATTTTATGTTGAAACTGTCAGGAATATACCGGGACTGTTCTGGTTATTATTTTTTTATTTTGTATTCCCCGAGCTTTTGCCTTTTGGCCTCGGCGAAAAACTTCACGGCTATGCCTATTATTCTGTAATTGCAGGCATCCTTGGCCTTACCTTTGACAACTCTGCATATGTCTCGGATATTGTCAGGACCGGACTTATGGCAGTGCCGAGGGGGCATGTAGAGGCTGCGGTTTCCACCGGCCTTAACAGGTTTCAGCAGTTTAGATACATCATACTTCCTGAGGCCTTCAGAATAATCCTTCCTCCTTTAGGGACGAGGATGATACATAATTTTAAAAATACCTCACTGTGCATGGTGATAACAGCGCCCGAGCTTACATGGGCAACGCAGCAGGTTGAATCAATAACATTCAGGGGGCTTGAGGTCACTTTTATGGCAACGGCTTTTTACCTTCTTGTAGCTTTTACTGCAGCCAGAATTATTATCAGATACGAGAGACTGTTAAAAATTGATATCGCCAGCGTAAGGCGGGCAGGAACATAA
- a CDS encoding amino acid ABC transporter permease, with product MNLFEQFANWKFYLLGAYPNGPLGGLFLNVSLAIVSIIIGLLIGIFFGLGRASCRRYIKYPSVLYIENIRSTPLLMIVFWFYFFLPVLGFHLPLFWSAVIPLSIYAGAYQAEIVRAGFMAVPRGQMDAALSTGMSRWQALFFVVMPQAFKMMVPSFVSFFNSQFKNTSVVYIIGIVELTQAGIIVSQRRPDRMFAAYICMAIGFWVVCYSMSHFAQRLERKLGILDYESYKPEICREDLLLIPIPKAVKKVLISHK from the coding sequence ATGAATTTGTTTGAACAATTTGCAAATTGGAAGTTTTATCTTCTGGGGGCTTATCCCAACGGTCCTCTGGGTGGATTGTTCCTCAATGTATCCCTTGCAATAGTTTCAATCATAATCGGCTTGCTGATTGGAATATTTTTTGGGTTGGGCAGAGCATCATGCAGACGTTACATAAAATATCCCAGTGTATTATACATTGAAAACATACGGTCAACCCCTTTGCTGATGATTGTCTTCTGGTTTTATTTCTTTCTCCCTGTACTGGGGTTTCACCTGCCGCTTTTCTGGAGCGCCGTAATACCGCTTTCAATCTATGCAGGCGCCTATCAGGCAGAGATAGTAAGGGCGGGGTTTATGGCAGTGCCGAGGGGGCAGATGGATGCCGCATTATCAACCGGCATGTCCCGCTGGCAGGCCTTATTTTTTGTCGTTATGCCGCAGGCATTTAAAATGATGGTCCCGTCTTTTGTCAGTTTCTTTAATTCACAGTTTAAAAACACCTCGGTGGTTTATATAATCGGCATAGTTGAGCTTACACAGGCAGGCATAATCGTCAGCCAGCGCCGGCCTGACAGGATGTTTGCGGCATACATCTGCATGGCAATAGGGTTCTGGGTAGTATGCTATTCAATGTCGCATTTTGCGCAACGGCTTGAAAGAAAGCTCGGCATATTGGACTATGAATCATATAAACCTGAGATATGCAGAGAAGACCTTTTGCTTATCCCGATTCCAAAGGCAGTCAAAAAAGTCCTTATATCGCATAAATAA